The following are from one region of the Capsicum annuum cultivar UCD-10X-F1 chromosome 1, UCD10Xv1.1, whole genome shotgun sequence genome:
- the LOC124897696 gene encoding uncharacterized protein LOC124897696, producing MESVDHSIWKAAGIYDSIMGSVYKVYIDKVLIFGLVERWCCETNTFMFPWGEATVTLEDMMILGGFDVLGGPVLWLNILMDSGRDTELETFLSLWLSRFVFPGNEYGKIGRHVFPIAVNFTRGTRLALDPAVLASIYKDLSLLKQTMIMASSNEPSWLVPKLYKENGEWTIVERRQNVDQELESFIRFLRVSELVGLDCQEHYRPSRVALQLGYDQDFPK from the exons ATGGAGTCTGTCGATCATTCTATATGGAAAGCTGCTGGTATTTATGATTCTATTATGGGTTCTGTGTATAAAGTTTATAtagataaagttttgatttttgggttaGTAGAAAGGTGGTGTTGTGAGACTAACACTTTTATGTTTCCGTGGGGTGAAGCTACTGTTACTCTTGAAGATATGATGATTTTGGGAGGGTTTGATGTTTTGGGTGGCCCTGTATT GTGGTTGAATATTTTAATGGACAGTGGAAGGGATACTGAACTTGAAACTTTTTTGTCTCTTTGGTTATCAAGATTTGTATTTCCAGGTAATGAGTATGGTAAAATAGGTAGACATGTTTTCCCTATAGCTGTTAATTTTACCAGAGGTACGCGACTAGCGCTTGATCCAGCCGTTCTTGCTAGCATATATAAGGACTTGAGCTTGTTAAAACAGACTATGATAATGGCTTCATCAAATGAGCCAA GTTGGTTAGTTCCCAAGCTTTATAAGGAAAACGGAGAGTGGACAATAGTTGAAAGGCGGCAAAATGTGGACCAAGAATTGGAGTCTTTTATTCGATTTTTGAGGGTGTCTGAGCTTGTTGGTTTAGACTGTCAAGAACATTATCGACCAAGTCGTGTAGCATTGCAGCTTGGATATGATCAAGACTTCCCTAAATAG